From a single Pyxicephalus adspersus chromosome 11, UCB_Pads_2.0, whole genome shotgun sequence genomic region:
- the LOC140341473 gene encoding uncharacterized protein isoform X2, whose translation MDEVLMSEIVLVVLEREDGVPFEEFAGLFHQVHGYQLKLANYGFKSLKDLLDNMKDVVEIQNVNEQQLIKYRPPLQPNVIPPSTDTSFQINDSYVSEACAASSNTCWPQTDFLLTGKINHTPNEDPTPTMLVDGNSANQKSVNTTQKPSDEIVKIISERVIDHHFGLRAELLRKYVLLKHNINLELYSQQLGYTDMRSMLKQIPGIHLADNSSENILYPLGPKDKYQNSQPTQPKIDLSFLTDKVVDILRSFPSGLKVDKLKQHLFNTHRIDLEVLSQRLGYTDIPSMLKQVPDITSLDGNVFIALYIQMVDFVRNFPSGLKIEKLSKHIKNQYKINLMKLSQEKGFTDVVSMLQNIPGITVVNKNVIIASHVSNSKSTATCKTTPAKCPKNVGNQMTKKTCVEIKTGQAKTSTKSSTTRPTGNSQQIFLHTPQIPSTNNMINTLYNVQPGLRPNVSYASACASNLRKDQVNVHALQCPPSFNVQKANTAKTAHFKELPKHVLSSSQIKDNLQLLLKSHANGLSIFQLKKLYLLKFQEPLVRKGLSVTMILMDMKDVAKIKGVGVQMKVLPTLVEDNASASAAIYRVPTPQGAAALEKVASHVFIKNSTENIKQSVPKPLKNHQPSSLVYINTSAGHIPNSSEDIRNNQPLNQNHIHALTEVYGKTHPANNSFATGSPFSKMNEFPQPPGITENFKDAEWPPLPQKFNILKEIHQRLNMSDQLHENITNNEICCKQDLAATFKSQGEDNTAQTSMQPQQDSNKMNGSIDNRHQEPQTLDPAQFILPSGFSFVMEDTGFSFVKGETNVDVDTKSKEISRAGASNPFPDSAHLRSANFNQSSKNKVGAPEHSKKSRDVLPKQKMAEFSSKTVPQQTNNHPVIPGTKGPGEPNQKTKNVKPLLSEPKTHQATSTSLQTGLTSLKEKKIQPCCDVVQMVSVTSNTQQEASSFKSICDCGQKGFTHSPSKLEVTKSDLSNRCELTGSPKSPSPEKVSNLETKTLVGSQHIPTEKNLSGTQTSSNIKVLSAVPKNQQKMSINPSVNTEGSPISHTLHNDISLTNATGQIDFIKQRKKEHSQTRDEVDGSKTPPLSAQQKSNIGQVYTHKQTVTDVFQIQPNVPHLLASSSTEHSRSSPETHQYCNGIDDRASGQKKTFTSKSYQHVLHSLHVAPVLSEFQMTPCDQQESSEESTNTWQTDGAQYCCIL comes from the exons ATGGATGAAGTCCTGATGTCAGAGATTGTTCTTGTAGTGCTGGAAAGAGAAGATGGAGTGCCCTTTGAGGAATTTGCTGGACTCTTTCACCAAGTACATGGATACCAGCTTAAGCTGGCCAACTATGGTTTTAAGTCCTTAAAAGACTTGCTGGATAATATGAAAGATGTAGTTGAGATACAAAATGTGAATGAGCAACAGCTGATAAAATACAGACCACCTCTTCAACCTAATGTGATCCCACCAAGCACAGATACTTCATTCCAGATAAATGACTCCTACGTGTCAGAGGCTTGTGCTGCATCTTCAAACACATGCTGGCCTCAGACAG attttctgcTTACCGGGAAAATTAACCACACGCCTAATGAAGATCCTACTCCTACCATGTTGGTTGATGGTAACTCAGCAAACCAAAAAAGCGTAAACACAACACAGAAGCCATCTgatgaaattgtaaaaataatttctgagaGAGTTATCGATCACCATTTTGGCCTTAGGGCGGAACTGTTAAGGAAGTACGTTCTgcttaaacataatattaatttGGAATTGTATAGCCAACAACTGGGATACACAGATATGCGGAGTATGTTGAAGCAGATACCAGGCATTCATTTAGCAGATAATTCAAGTGAAAATATTCTTTACCCTTTGGGACCTAAAGATAAGTATCAGAATTCACAGCCTACGCAGCCCAAGATAGATCTGTCTTTCTTGACAGACAAAGTTGTTGATATTTTGAGGTCTTTTCCTTCTGGACTAAAGGTTGATAAGTTGAAGCAACATCTTTTTAACACTCATCGCATTGATTTAGAGGTATTAAGCCAAAGGTTGGGTTATACTGATATACCAAGCATGTTAAAGCAAGTACCAGACATCACATCTTTGGATGGCaatgttttcattgctttatatattcAGATGGTTGATTTTGTGAGAAACTTTCCCTCAGGACTAAAAATTGAAAAGCTGagtaaacacattaaaaatcaatataaaatcaatttaatgAAATTAAGCCAAGAGAAAGGTTTCACAGATGTGGTCAGCATGTTGCAAAATATACCAGGAATTACAGTTGTAAACAAAAACGTTATTATAGCTTCACATGTTTCTAATAGTAAATCTACTGCCACCTGTAAAACCACACCAGCTAAGTGTCCGAAGAATGTTGGTaatcaaatgacaaaaaaaacttgtgtgGAAATAAAGACAGGACAAGCCAAGACTTCCACAAAATCAAGTACCACAAGACCAACTGGGAACAGTCAACAAATATTTCTACATACTCCTCAGATTCCATCAACAAATAATATGATTAACACGCTTTACAATGTTCAACCAGGATTACGTCCAAATGTGTCCTATGCTTCAGCCTGTGCAAGTAATCTGAGAAAGGATCAGGTTAATGTTCATGCTCTACAGTGTCCTCCAAGCTTCAATGTGCAGAAAGCTAACACTGCCAAAACAGCACATTTTAAAGAATTACCTAAACATGTATTGTCAAGTTCCCAGATCAAGGATAACCTTCAGCTCCTATTGAAGTCTCATGCAAATGGACTATCTATCTTCCAGCTGAAAAAGTTATACCTTTTAAAATTTCAAGAACCACTTGTTCGCAAAGGTTTGTCAGTGACAATGATTCTAATGGATATGAAGGATGTAGCAAAAATAAAAGGAGTAGGAGTCCAAATGAAGGTGCTTCCAACACTTGTAGAAGACAATGCATCTGCTTCAGCAGCAATATATAGGG tcccCACACCTCAAGGAGCTGCTGCTTTAGAAAAAGTTGCAAGTCATGTTTTTATAAAGAacagtacagaaaatataaaacaaagtgttCCAAAGCCCCTAAAAAATCATCAGCCTTCCTCTTTGGTATATATTAATACATCAGCAGGACACATTCCAAATTCTTCAGAAGATATTAGAAACAATCAGCCCCTTAACCAAAACCACATCCATGCACTAACTGAAGTCTATGGCAAAACACATCCAGCTAACAATTCTTTTGCAACAGGTTCTCCATTCAGCAAAATGAACGAGTTTCCTCAACCTCCTGGAATTACAGAAAACTTTAAAGATGCCGAATGGCCTCCATTACCAcagaaatttaatattttaaaggagATCCATCAAAGACTAAATATGTCTGATCAGCTACATGAAAATATCACAAACAATGAAATTTGCTGCAAACAGGATCTAGCAGCAACATTCAAGTCTCAGGGAGAAGACAACACTGCACAAACCTCAATGCAACCACAACAGGattcaaataaaatgaatggcaGCATTGATAATAGACACCAAGAGCCACAGACTTTAGATCCAGCTCAGTTCATATTACCATCaggtttttcttttgtaatggAAGATACAGGCTTCTCTTTTGTGAAGGGAGAGACAAATGTAGATGTGGATACAAAATCAAAGGAGATAAGCAGGGCTGGTGCTTCCAATCCATTCCCAGATTCTGCACATCTAAGATCTGCAAATTTCAACCAATCTTCCAAAAATAAAGTAGGTGCTCCAGAGCATAGCAAAAAGTCTAGAGATGTTTTACCTAAACAAAAAATGGCTGAGTTCTCTTCAAAAACTGTTCCACAACAAACAAACAATCATCCAGTGATTCCTGGTACGAAAGGACCAGGGGAACCaaaccaaaaaactaaaaatgttaaacCTTTACTTTCAGAGCCAAAAACACATCAGGCAACAAGTACATCTTTACAAACAGGTCTAACATctttgaaggagaaaaaaattcaacCTTGCTGTGATGTTGTACAAATGGTATCTGTGACTTCTAATACACAACAGGAAGCTTCTAGTTTCAAAAGCATTTGTGACTGTGGGCAAAAAGGATTTACACATTCACCATCAAAGCTGGAAGTGACAAAGTCAGATCTGAGTAATAGATGTGAGCTAACTGGGTCTCCTAAATCTCCGTCACCAGAAAAGGTTTCTAATTTAGAAACCAAAACTCTAGTTGGTTCTCAGCACATTCCCACAGAAAAGAACCTATCAGGGACACAAACATCTAGCAATATTAAAGTTTTGTCTGCAGTGCcaaaaaatcaacagaaaatgtCAATTAACCCTTCTGTAAACACAGAAGGATCACCTATATCACACACATTACACAATGACATCAGTTTGACCAATGCCACTGGACAAattgattttataaaacaaaggaagaaagaaCATTCACAAACAAGGGATGAAGTTGATGGATCAAAAACTCCACCTTTATCAGCTCAACAGAAATCGAATATTGGCCAGGTCTACACACATAAGCAAACCGTTACTGATGTCTTTCAGATTCAGCCAAACGTCCCTCATCTTTTAGCAAGCTCATCAACAGAACACAGTAGATCTTCACCTGAGACACACCAATACTGTAATGGCATTGATGACAGAGCatctggacagaaaaaaacatttacttcaaAATCATACCAGCATGTTTTGCATTCACTTCATGTTGCTCCTGTTCTGTCTGAATTTCAAATGACACCATGTGACCAGCAGGAGAGTTCAGAAGAAAGCACTAATACGTGGCAGACAGATGGTGCACAATATTGCTGCATTTTATGA
- the LOC140341473 gene encoding uncharacterized protein isoform X1 — MDEVLMSEIVLVVLEREDGVPFEEFAGLFHQVHGYQLKLANYGFKSLKDLLDNMKDVVEIQNVNEQQLIKYRPPLQPNVIPPSTDTSFQINDSYVSEACAASSNTCWPQTGDVPLDEFSLQEELPFEQNVPGIKCPVSLPPTGPSAPQSQNYLASRAYFTKDKCLSGKQMPSKEIVKIISQKLRKHHTGLRAAKLRQYILEEQKIDLEQYSQELGYPDLLSMLKQISGIKFSNTSGKNIIIASYFYKDLPKEQHTPSSKVGLSNASPSSTSIQSAKHLAHPEVTSNRIKANKEPLSGIAPPSQKNAMIITEACITSLHEPGSKTDFLLTGKINHTPNEDPTPTMLVDGNSANQKSVNTTQKPSDEIVKIISERVIDHHFGLRAELLRKYVLLKHNINLELYSQQLGYTDMRSMLKQIPGIHLADNSSENILYPLGPKDKYQNSQPTQPKIDLSFLTDKVVDILRSFPSGLKVDKLKQHLFNTHRIDLEVLSQRLGYTDIPSMLKQVPDITSLDGNVFIALYIQMVDFVRNFPSGLKIEKLSKHIKNQYKINLMKLSQEKGFTDVVSMLQNIPGITVVNKNVIIASHVSNSKSTATCKTTPAKCPKNVGNQMTKKTCVEIKTGQAKTSTKSSTTRPTGNSQQIFLHTPQIPSTNNMINTLYNVQPGLRPNVSYASACASNLRKDQVNVHALQCPPSFNVQKANTAKTAHFKELPKHVLSSSQIKDNLQLLLKSHANGLSIFQLKKLYLLKFQEPLVRKGLSVTMILMDMKDVAKIKGVGVQMKVLPTLVEDNASASAAIYRVPTPQGAAALEKVASHVFIKNSTENIKQSVPKPLKNHQPSSLVYINTSAGHIPNSSEDIRNNQPLNQNHIHALTEVYGKTHPANNSFATGSPFSKMNEFPQPPGITENFKDAEWPPLPQKFNILKEIHQRLNMSDQLHENITNNEICCKQDLAATFKSQGEDNTAQTSMQPQQDSNKMNGSIDNRHQEPQTLDPAQFILPSGFSFVMEDTGFSFVKGETNVDVDTKSKEISRAGASNPFPDSAHLRSANFNQSSKNKVGAPEHSKKSRDVLPKQKMAEFSSKTVPQQTNNHPVIPGTKGPGEPNQKTKNVKPLLSEPKTHQATSTSLQTGLTSLKEKKIQPCCDVVQMVSVTSNTQQEASSFKSICDCGQKGFTHSPSKLEVTKSDLSNRCELTGSPKSPSPEKVSNLETKTLVGSQHIPTEKNLSGTQTSSNIKVLSAVPKNQQKMSINPSVNTEGSPISHTLHNDISLTNATGQIDFIKQRKKEHSQTRDEVDGSKTPPLSAQQKSNIGQVYTHKQTVTDVFQIQPNVPHLLASSSTEHSRSSPETHQYCNGIDDRASGQKKTFTSKSYQHVLHSLHVAPVLSEFQMTPCDQQESSEESTNTWQTDGAQYCCIL, encoded by the exons ATGGATGAAGTCCTGATGTCAGAGATTGTTCTTGTAGTGCTGGAAAGAGAAGATGGAGTGCCCTTTGAGGAATTTGCTGGACTCTTTCACCAAGTACATGGATACCAGCTTAAGCTGGCCAACTATGGTTTTAAGTCCTTAAAAGACTTGCTGGATAATATGAAAGATGTAGTTGAGATACAAAATGTGAATGAGCAACAGCTGATAAAATACAGACCACCTCTTCAACCTAATGTGATCCCACCAAGCACAGATACTTCATTCCAGATAAATGACTCCTACGTGTCAGAGGCTTGTGCTGCATCTTCAAACACATGCTGGCCTCAGACAG GGGATGTCCCACTTGATGAGTTTTCCCTCCAGGAGGAATTACCATTTGAACAAAATGTACCAGGAATAAAATGTCCCGTGTCTTTGCCTCCAACAGGACCAAGTGCGCCACAATCTCAAAACTACTTGGCCAGCAGAGCTTACTTTACCAAGGATAAGTGCCTTTCAGGAAAGCAAATGCCGTCAaaagaaattgttaaaataatttctCAAAAACTCAGAAAACACCATACAGGACTGAGGGCTGCAAAACTGAGACAGTACATTTTAGAAGAACAAAAGATTGATTTAGAACAATATAGCCAAGAACTAGGATATCCAGATTTGCTGAGCATGCTGAAACAGATATCGGGCATTAAATTCTCAAATACCTCTGGAAAAAACATTATAATTGCATCATACTTTTATAAAGATCTACCTAAAGAACAGCACACACCTTCATCAAAAGTGGGACTTTCAAATGCTAGCCCTTCCTCCACTTCAATACAATCAGCTAAACACTTAGCACATCCTGAGGTTACCAGCAATAGGATAAAGGCCAATAAAGAACCTTTATCAGGTATAGCCCCTCCATCCCAGAAAAATGCCATGATTATTACAGAGGCTTGCATTACATCTTTACATGAGCCTGGTTCTAAGACAG attttctgcTTACCGGGAAAATTAACCACACGCCTAATGAAGATCCTACTCCTACCATGTTGGTTGATGGTAACTCAGCAAACCAAAAAAGCGTAAACACAACACAGAAGCCATCTgatgaaattgtaaaaataatttctgagaGAGTTATCGATCACCATTTTGGCCTTAGGGCGGAACTGTTAAGGAAGTACGTTCTgcttaaacataatattaatttGGAATTGTATAGCCAACAACTGGGATACACAGATATGCGGAGTATGTTGAAGCAGATACCAGGCATTCATTTAGCAGATAATTCAAGTGAAAATATTCTTTACCCTTTGGGACCTAAAGATAAGTATCAGAATTCACAGCCTACGCAGCCCAAGATAGATCTGTCTTTCTTGACAGACAAAGTTGTTGATATTTTGAGGTCTTTTCCTTCTGGACTAAAGGTTGATAAGTTGAAGCAACATCTTTTTAACACTCATCGCATTGATTTAGAGGTATTAAGCCAAAGGTTGGGTTATACTGATATACCAAGCATGTTAAAGCAAGTACCAGACATCACATCTTTGGATGGCaatgttttcattgctttatatattcAGATGGTTGATTTTGTGAGAAACTTTCCCTCAGGACTAAAAATTGAAAAGCTGagtaaacacattaaaaatcaatataaaatcaatttaatgAAATTAAGCCAAGAGAAAGGTTTCACAGATGTGGTCAGCATGTTGCAAAATATACCAGGAATTACAGTTGTAAACAAAAACGTTATTATAGCTTCACATGTTTCTAATAGTAAATCTACTGCCACCTGTAAAACCACACCAGCTAAGTGTCCGAAGAATGTTGGTaatcaaatgacaaaaaaaacttgtgtgGAAATAAAGACAGGACAAGCCAAGACTTCCACAAAATCAAGTACCACAAGACCAACTGGGAACAGTCAACAAATATTTCTACATACTCCTCAGATTCCATCAACAAATAATATGATTAACACGCTTTACAATGTTCAACCAGGATTACGTCCAAATGTGTCCTATGCTTCAGCCTGTGCAAGTAATCTGAGAAAGGATCAGGTTAATGTTCATGCTCTACAGTGTCCTCCAAGCTTCAATGTGCAGAAAGCTAACACTGCCAAAACAGCACATTTTAAAGAATTACCTAAACATGTATTGTCAAGTTCCCAGATCAAGGATAACCTTCAGCTCCTATTGAAGTCTCATGCAAATGGACTATCTATCTTCCAGCTGAAAAAGTTATACCTTTTAAAATTTCAAGAACCACTTGTTCGCAAAGGTTTGTCAGTGACAATGATTCTAATGGATATGAAGGATGTAGCAAAAATAAAAGGAGTAGGAGTCCAAATGAAGGTGCTTCCAACACTTGTAGAAGACAATGCATCTGCTTCAGCAGCAATATATAGGG tcccCACACCTCAAGGAGCTGCTGCTTTAGAAAAAGTTGCAAGTCATGTTTTTATAAAGAacagtacagaaaatataaaacaaagtgttCCAAAGCCCCTAAAAAATCATCAGCCTTCCTCTTTGGTATATATTAATACATCAGCAGGACACATTCCAAATTCTTCAGAAGATATTAGAAACAATCAGCCCCTTAACCAAAACCACATCCATGCACTAACTGAAGTCTATGGCAAAACACATCCAGCTAACAATTCTTTTGCAACAGGTTCTCCATTCAGCAAAATGAACGAGTTTCCTCAACCTCCTGGAATTACAGAAAACTTTAAAGATGCCGAATGGCCTCCATTACCAcagaaatttaatattttaaaggagATCCATCAAAGACTAAATATGTCTGATCAGCTACATGAAAATATCACAAACAATGAAATTTGCTGCAAACAGGATCTAGCAGCAACATTCAAGTCTCAGGGAGAAGACAACACTGCACAAACCTCAATGCAACCACAACAGGattcaaataaaatgaatggcaGCATTGATAATAGACACCAAGAGCCACAGACTTTAGATCCAGCTCAGTTCATATTACCATCaggtttttcttttgtaatggAAGATACAGGCTTCTCTTTTGTGAAGGGAGAGACAAATGTAGATGTGGATACAAAATCAAAGGAGATAAGCAGGGCTGGTGCTTCCAATCCATTCCCAGATTCTGCACATCTAAGATCTGCAAATTTCAACCAATCTTCCAAAAATAAAGTAGGTGCTCCAGAGCATAGCAAAAAGTCTAGAGATGTTTTACCTAAACAAAAAATGGCTGAGTTCTCTTCAAAAACTGTTCCACAACAAACAAACAATCATCCAGTGATTCCTGGTACGAAAGGACCAGGGGAACCaaaccaaaaaactaaaaatgttaaacCTTTACTTTCAGAGCCAAAAACACATCAGGCAACAAGTACATCTTTACAAACAGGTCTAACATctttgaaggagaaaaaaattcaacCTTGCTGTGATGTTGTACAAATGGTATCTGTGACTTCTAATACACAACAGGAAGCTTCTAGTTTCAAAAGCATTTGTGACTGTGGGCAAAAAGGATTTACACATTCACCATCAAAGCTGGAAGTGACAAAGTCAGATCTGAGTAATAGATGTGAGCTAACTGGGTCTCCTAAATCTCCGTCACCAGAAAAGGTTTCTAATTTAGAAACCAAAACTCTAGTTGGTTCTCAGCACATTCCCACAGAAAAGAACCTATCAGGGACACAAACATCTAGCAATATTAAAGTTTTGTCTGCAGTGCcaaaaaatcaacagaaaatgtCAATTAACCCTTCTGTAAACACAGAAGGATCACCTATATCACACACATTACACAATGACATCAGTTTGACCAATGCCACTGGACAAattgattttataaaacaaaggaagaaagaaCATTCACAAACAAGGGATGAAGTTGATGGATCAAAAACTCCACCTTTATCAGCTCAACAGAAATCGAATATTGGCCAGGTCTACACACATAAGCAAACCGTTACTGATGTCTTTCAGATTCAGCCAAACGTCCCTCATCTTTTAGCAAGCTCATCAACAGAACACAGTAGATCTTCACCTGAGACACACCAATACTGTAATGGCATTGATGACAGAGCatctggacagaaaaaaacatttacttcaaAATCATACCAGCATGTTTTGCATTCACTTCATGTTGCTCCTGTTCTGTCTGAATTTCAAATGACACCATGTGACCAGCAGGAGAGTTCAGAAGAAAGCACTAATACGTGGCAGACAGATGGTGCACAATATTGCTGCATTTTATGA